A single Elaeis guineensis isolate ETL-2024a chromosome 15, EG11, whole genome shotgun sequence DNA region contains:
- the LOC140853977 gene encoding uncharacterized protein: MVPSVAHTVEALTNAYELWQAVAITYFYKGNNMHAHKIQRELRNLTQGFRSVTEYVGELKRLWNDFDFYSPFTPTHPGDVDVFRKWIERQRLVDFLDGLNPEFEYQYSSILSTQEWPTLDKTISLVLSEEIRLVTMSSSTNTAIRSALVVQPTTLGSSSPINSAQETQPQPRGVKICDHCHKPGHIKAYCYELHGRPTRGRGRGGGRSGRGRGRYNQEPKTGRKLGTGIMRNGLYYLEGEVSEGYSEISLTVSFSQEEYLLLQHHRLGHLLFTLLARMFPTIFESYNKEKLVCDACELAKHTRSIYPGLGLHSKVMFEVFGCVCFVRDHRPSVGKLDARALKCIFVDYSSTQKGYKCWCPTERKLFISMNVTFRESELFYISSVSSSSPVTSETGREGEFSGGSPITVDVGINDRSDTQGEFISINASSDTQGEASKTASETLSQPVTSVSSDSSPLSEPIMHSPVSKSSSPVPTVLSSTMNGNSSVPPIHFTLDNNDLNIPIALRKPTRHAGIPARLKDGVGYKHDITNFLDVKNAFLHGELQEEVYMDIPPEFATAQTVDKVCQLRRSLYGLKQSSRAWFNRFQRAIIQMGYKQSNADHTLFFRHNKDKIAVLIVYVDDIVVTGDDFEEIAHLKAQLSQKGVPQDPIRWKCYKHAIIRKKISERLEAHSARPIGMK, from the exons ATGGTACCAAGTGTTGCTCATACGGTTGAGGCACTGACGAATGCTTATGAGTTATGGCAGGCTGTAGCCATAACTTATTTCTATAAAGGCAATAATATGCATGCCCATAAGATCCAACGAGAGCTTCGAAATCTTACTCAGGGTTTTCGATCTGTAACAGAGTATGTTGGAGAATTAAAAAGGTTGTGGaacgattttgatttttatagtccCTTTACCCCTACTCATCCTGGTGATGTTGATGTGTTCCGCAAATGGATAGAGCGTCAGCGCCTTGTGGATTTTTTGGATGGACTAAATCCAGAGTTTGAGTATCAATACTCTTCTATTCTTAGTACACAGGAGTGGCCAACTCTTGATAAAACTATTTCCTTGGTTCTTAGTGAAGAAATTCGATTAGTCACTATGTCTTCTTCTACAAACACAGCTATACGATCTGCACTTGTGGTACAGCCAACTACTCTTGGAAGCTCTTCTCCTATCAATTCTGCTCAAGAAACTCAGCCTCAACCTCGTGGGGTTAAGATTTGTGACCACTGTCATAAGCCGGGCCACATCAAAGCTTACTGCTACGAGCTGCATGGTCGTCCAACTAGAGGCCGTGGTCGTGGAGGTGGTCGTTCTGGTAGAGGCCGTGGTCGGTATAATCAG GAGCCAAAGACAGGGAGAAAACTTGGAACTGGCATAATGCGTAATGGGCTCTACTATTTGGAGGGAGAAGTGTCCGAAGGCTACTCAGAAATCAGTTTGACAGTTTCATTTTCACAAGAGGAATACCTATTGCTCCAGCACCACAGGCTTGGTCATCTTCTATTTACTCTCTTAGCTCGTATGTTTCCAActatttttgaatcatataataaagaaaaGCTTGTATGTGATGCCTGTGAACTAGCTAAACACACTAGAAGTATTTATCCAGGCTTAGGCCTGCATAGTAAAGTAATGTTTGAG GTATTTGGCTGTGTTTGTTTTGTTCGGGATCATCGACCTTCGGTTGGCAAGCTTGATGCTCGTGCCCTCAAGTGTATTTTTGTTGATTATTCCTCTACTCAAAAAGGATACAAATGTTGGTGTCCGACTGAGCGAAAGTTGTTTATCAGTATGAATGTAACATTTCGGGAGTCTGAGCTATTCTATATATCTTCTGTGTCCTCTTCCTCTCCCGTCACCTCTGAAACTGGTCGAGAGGGGGAGTTCTCTGGAGGGAGTCCTATTACTGTGGATGTTGGTATAAATGATAGATCTGATACTCAGGGAGAGTTTATTTCTATTAATGCTAGTTCTGACACTCAAGGAGAAGCATCTAAAACTGCATCTGAGACTCTCTCACAGCCTGTTACTTCAGTTTCATCTGATTCATCTCCTCTCTCAGAGCCTATTATGCATTCTCCAGTCTCCAAGTCTTCCTCTCCTGTCCCGACGGTTTTATCTTCTACGATGAATGGTAATTCTTCTGTACCTCCCATTCATTTTACATTAGATAATAATGATCTAAATATTCCTATTGCTTTACGTAAGCCTACTCGTCATGCTGGTATTCCTGCTCGACTTAAGGATGGAGTGGGGTACAAACATGACATCACTAACTTT CTCGATGTAAAGAATgcttttcttcatggagaacttcaggAGGAGGTATATATGGATATTCCTCCAGAATTTGCTACCGCTCAGACAGTGGACAAAGTATGCCAGTTACGACGCTCTCTTTATGGTCTGAAGCAGTCATCTCGTGCTTGGTTCAATCGCTTCCAGCGAGCAATCATTCAGATGGGGTATAAACAGAGCAATGCAGATCACACACTCTTCTTTCGGCACAACAAGGATAAGATTGCTGTTTTGattgtctatgttgatgatattgtggtCACAGGAGATGATTTTGAGGAGATAGCTCATTTGAAGGCTCAGCTGTCACAG